The following proteins are co-located in the Thermococcus sp. genome:
- a CDS encoding FAD-dependent oxidoreductase: MRAIVIGSGIGGLLTASFLAKNNYDVTVLEKSPRIGGRFANLPYNGFQLSTGAFHMLPHGEDGPLAYLLKLLGANVQIMNSNPKGMIFYGGKTFHYREGWKYLSFTEKARATKLLLDVKRGKLPKGEEAEMSGREWIREKIGDNEFVDLFIKSFLGWADSVLDVPAGELAREIKAALKWGGPGLVKGGCSAITDELA; this comes from the coding sequence ATGAGGGCTATCGTCATAGGCTCTGGAATAGGCGGACTACTCACCGCTTCTTTCCTCGCGAAGAACAACTACGACGTTACTGTCCTCGAGAAATCGCCGAGAATCGGTGGCAGGTTTGCAAACCTCCCCTACAATGGCTTTCAGCTTTCAACCGGCGCTTTCCACATGCTCCCCCACGGTGAGGACGGGCCTCTTGCTTACCTTCTCAAACTCCTCGGTGCAAACGTTCAGATAATGAACTCAAACCCGAAGGGCATGATATTCTACGGGGGCAAAACCTTCCACTACCGGGAAGGCTGGAAGTACCTGAGCTTTACTGAAAAGGCGAGGGCGACAAAGCTCCTCCTAGATGTGAAGCGCGGAAAACTCCCAAAGGGTGAAGAGGCCGAGATGAGCGGGCGCGAGTGGATTAGGGAGAAAATAGGTGACAACGAGTTCGTTGACCTGTTCATAAAAAGCTTCCTCGGCTGGGCCGATAGTGTCTTGGACGTTCCTGCAGGAGAACTGGCGAGAGAAATCAAGGCCGCTCTGAAGTGGGGAGGGCCGGGCCTCGTTAAGGGCGGTTGCAGTGCAATCACAGATGAACTCGCC